The following proteins are co-located in the Pseudoalteromonas sp. N1230-9 genome:
- a CDS encoding TonB-dependent receptor gives MFKRTHIASAVVMAFTCQFAFAQEETPNTPENSADEMEVIQVSGIRGSLNKALDEKRASVQIVDAIVAEDIGKFPDNNVVEALQRVTGVQTTGRGAGEVSQVSIRGLTDVNTTVNGRAIFTGAGRDVSLQDIPASLLSGVTVYKTRSADQIERGIAGAIDIKTHRPFNFEGEKVVLAARAIYSDQPDEVDPNISALLSNRWEIDGVGEVGALVNISYAETHYRDDTMTAGAAFPFFTDKPQFNYSPYSRVPNEFWPQGTESGLPTASGSTLDVNGEPTEYLLARDAIFGTSFTGLRKRPAASVSLQWAPVDTLEITAEGFYTGYENESQNAMWFSNTFENGNGNIDTPIVFDGTNVIKEKQAIGAGGFQSGDFSYGKTDSYLYALGAQWQASDYLTINTEVVYQDSEYETDFFAMRFDRVATGLDVDFNDKDGVPGISFWDDPNTAVNEADMAAIANWNAGTVYDNGGGNAGDALTFTFDAEYLIGGTYFDKVKFGGRYEKRTAQEYTRAQDAIIRDENGMPIITSVASLIEQIAAAGGAGDGSGIVFQVDDYFDGRADVFDSFVTADGGYMLDNGSAVRSVYGMEAEDVYKTFDIEENSYALYATTNFFITEDISGEFGLRYVSYEQDMDFVAEVGGMNSNVFEESSANADTDALLPSLVLNWNITDDLVGRVAYTETLRMPNFADLNALQYWFDPLTEGATYGTGNGGNPDLKPTESKNYDVSLEWYFADTSSLYAAYFNREIEGLVVAGRKQVVREGDDGVTRPYVLSAPVNASNGELSGLEVGLVYFPEALPEYLNGLGVQASFTMLDSSQDTPEFNQLGEISGYVDSQMAGVSDESYSIVGIYERDAFDMRLSYVWRSEFYTGNEAAIFANPLQFWNRPEQSLDFQFSYNVNEDFVVTFDATNILDDVYQSHYGENNDTLFNFGNGIYSRTFALGARYSF, from the coding sequence ATGTTTAAAAGAACACACATAGCCAGTGCTGTAGTTATGGCATTTACTTGTCAATTTGCTTTTGCTCAAGAGGAAACACCAAACACTCCTGAGAATAGCGCTGATGAAATGGAAGTGATTCAGGTATCTGGTATTCGCGGCAGTTTAAACAAAGCGCTAGATGAAAAACGTGCAAGCGTTCAGATAGTCGATGCTATTGTTGCTGAAGATATTGGTAAGTTTCCTGATAATAACGTAGTTGAAGCATTACAACGTGTAACAGGTGTACAAACAACTGGCCGTGGTGCGGGTGAAGTGAGTCAAGTTTCAATTCGTGGCTTAACCGATGTAAATACAACCGTTAATGGCCGTGCTATTTTTACAGGGGCGGGCCGTGACGTATCACTACAAGACATTCCTGCGAGCCTTTTATCAGGCGTCACTGTTTATAAAACGCGTTCAGCAGATCAGATTGAACGTGGTATTGCTGGGGCTATTGACATTAAAACGCACCGTCCTTTTAACTTTGAAGGCGAAAAAGTCGTTTTAGCAGCGCGTGCAATTTATTCTGATCAGCCTGATGAAGTTGATCCAAATATTAGTGCTTTATTATCTAACCGTTGGGAAATCGACGGTGTGGGTGAGGTTGGAGCACTCGTTAATATCTCTTATGCAGAGACTCATTATCGCGACGACACAATGACGGCGGGTGCTGCATTTCCATTTTTTACTGACAAACCTCAATTCAATTACTCACCCTATTCACGAGTACCAAATGAGTTTTGGCCACAAGGTACAGAGTCTGGTCTTCCTACAGCTTCAGGATCGACATTAGATGTTAATGGAGAACCGACCGAATATCTATTAGCACGTGATGCAATATTTGGTACTTCATTCACAGGCCTTCGTAAGCGACCAGCGGCTTCAGTGTCTTTGCAATGGGCACCAGTCGATACACTTGAAATTACTGCAGAAGGCTTTTATACCGGTTACGAAAATGAGTCACAAAATGCGATGTGGTTCTCAAACACCTTTGAAAATGGCAATGGTAATATTGATACGCCAATTGTTTTCGATGGCACTAATGTGATTAAAGAGAAGCAGGCAATTGGCGCAGGTGGCTTCCAAAGTGGTGACTTCTCATACGGTAAGACAGACAGCTACTTATATGCACTAGGTGCCCAGTGGCAAGCAAGTGATTATTTAACAATTAATACTGAAGTTGTTTACCAAGACAGTGAATACGAAACAGATTTCTTCGCAATGCGCTTTGACCGTGTAGCGACGGGTCTTGACGTTGATTTTAATGATAAAGATGGTGTACCAGGTATTTCATTTTGGGACGATCCAAACACTGCGGTTAATGAAGCTGATATGGCTGCAATTGCTAACTGGAATGCAGGTACTGTTTACGACAACGGCGGCGGTAATGCTGGTGATGCGCTGACTTTTACCTTTGATGCAGAATACCTAATTGGTGGCACATATTTCGATAAAGTTAAATTTGGTGGTCGTTACGAAAAACGTACGGCACAAGAGTACACTCGTGCTCAAGATGCCATTATTCGAGATGAAAATGGAATGCCTATTATTACTTCTGTTGCGAGTTTAATTGAGCAAATTGCAGCAGCAGGTGGAGCTGGCGATGGTTCAGGCATTGTATTCCAAGTTGATGACTACTTTGATGGTCGTGCTGATGTGTTTGACAGCTTCGTCACAGCTGATGGCGGTTACATGCTAGATAATGGTAGTGCTGTTCGTAGTGTATATGGCATGGAAGCAGAAGACGTATACAAAACATTTGATATCGAAGAAAACTCATACGCACTTTATGCTACGACTAACTTTTTCATTACAGAAGATATCAGCGGTGAATTCGGGCTACGTTATGTCAGCTATGAGCAAGATATGGATTTTGTTGCTGAAGTCGGTGGCATGAACTCAAATGTATTCGAAGAAAGTTCAGCAAACGCAGATACCGATGCCTTATTACCAAGCTTGGTACTTAACTGGAATATCACAGATGATTTAGTGGGTCGTGTGGCGTATACGGAAACGCTGCGTATGCCTAATTTCGCTGATTTAAATGCATTACAGTACTGGTTTGATCCACTTACTGAAGGGGCGACATATGGCACTGGTAACGGTGGTAACCCAGATCTTAAACCAACAGAATCAAAGAACTACGATGTATCACTTGAATGGTACTTTGCAGATACAAGCTCGCTTTATGCCGCTTATTTTAATCGTGAAATTGAAGGTTTGGTTGTTGCGGGTCGTAAGCAGGTTGTACGCGAAGGTGATGATGGCGTAACACGTCCATACGTATTAAGTGCACCCGTTAACGCTTCTAATGGTGAGCTGTCTGGTTTAGAAGTTGGTTTAGTTTACTTCCCTGAAGCGTTACCTGAATACTTAAATGGCTTAGGTGTGCAAGCTAGTTTCACCATGCTTGATTCATCACAAGATACACCTGAATTCAATCAGCTAGGTGAAATTTCAGGCTATGTTGATTCACAAATGGCCGGTGTTTCTGACGAGTCTTACAGTATCGTGGGTATCTACGAGCGTGATGCGTTCGATATGCGTTTATCTTATGTATGGCGTTCAGAGTTTTACACCGGTAATGAAGCTGCAATCTTTGCTAATCCTTTACAGTTCTGGAATCGTCCAGAGCAAAGCTTAGATTTTCAATTTAGCTACAATGTGAATGAAGATTTTGTTGTGACCTTTGATGCAACAAATATTCTTGATGATGTATATCAAAGCCATTACGGTGAAAATAATGACACGTTATTTAACTTTGGTAATGGTATTTACTCACGCACATTTGCATTGGGTGCACGTTATTCTTTCTAA
- a CDS encoding glycoside hydrolase family 43 protein, whose protein sequence is MKKLKALALPLLFSSSLAVAQNPLFTDVFTADPAALVHNDTVYLYTGHDEAPNNDVFFEMHDWLAFSSTDMVNWKKHGPIMKATDFKWAKGEAWASHMIERDGTFYFFTTVRHNDTKPGFAIGVATSKSPTGPFKDAIGHALVTDDMTKHTPNDWDDIDPAIYTEENGDTYMFFGNLMPKYVKLSDDLLSLDGEIKTLDLPNFTEALWVHKKNDNYYVSYACEFPEKICYAMSKSIHGPWEYKGILNEIAGNSETNHQSIIEYKGKDYFIYHTGAVPPIDGKPSGGRFRRSVAIEPLYYNEDGTLKRIIMTTEGLSKQDK, encoded by the coding sequence ATGAAGAAACTCAAAGCTTTAGCACTGCCTTTACTTTTCTCAAGCAGTTTAGCCGTTGCACAGAACCCATTATTTACTGATGTATTTACTGCCGATCCTGCCGCACTTGTACACAACGACACTGTATACCTTTATACAGGTCATGATGAAGCCCCTAATAATGATGTCTTTTTTGAAATGCATGACTGGCTGGCTTTTTCTTCTACCGATATGGTGAATTGGAAAAAACACGGCCCAATTATGAAAGCCACTGACTTTAAATGGGCTAAAGGCGAAGCATGGGCTTCACACATGATTGAGCGTGATGGCACTTTCTATTTCTTTACCACAGTGCGCCACAATGATACAAAACCCGGTTTTGCAATTGGTGTTGCAACCTCTAAATCACCAACAGGTCCATTTAAAGATGCCATTGGCCATGCGCTTGTGACCGATGACATGACCAAACATACGCCAAATGATTGGGACGACATCGACCCTGCTATTTATACAGAGGAAAACGGCGATACTTACATGTTCTTTGGTAACTTAATGCCAAAATACGTTAAGCTAAGCGACGACTTACTGTCTCTTGATGGTGAAATTAAAACGCTAGACCTGCCTAACTTTACCGAAGCGCTATGGGTTCATAAGAAAAACGACAACTACTATGTTTCGTACGCGTGTGAGTTCCCTGAGAAGATCTGTTATGCCATGAGTAAAAGTATTCACGGACCTTGGGAGTATAAAGGAATCTTGAATGAAATAGCGGGTAACAGCGAAACAAATCACCAATCAATCATCGAATACAAAGGTAAAGACTACTTTATTTATCATACTGGTGCAGTGCCACCGATTGATGGCAAACCAAGTGGCGGACGTTTTCGTCGTTCGGTCGCTATTGAGCCACTTTACTACAACGAAGATGGCACGCTTAAGCGCATTATTATGACCACTGAAGGCCTCAGTAAACAAGACAAATAA